Part of the Nitrososphaerota archaeon genome, ACGTGCACTACCGCTAGGCGCTAGAATCACATGCGCAGACAACACTGGTGCAAAAATCTTGGAAATAATCATGGTAAAGAGAGCAAAGACAAGAACATCCAGATATCCATCTGCGGCAGTCGGTGACTTTGTAAATGTCGTAGTAAAGAAAGGACCTGCAGAGCTCAGAAAACAGATCTTTGGTGCAGTAATCATTAGACAAAAGTATCCAATTAGAAGATTAAACGGAGTCCGTGTCTCATTTGAGGACAATGCCGCAGTACTTGTAACACCAGAAGGTGAAATCAAGGGAACCGACATCAAAGGACCAGTAGCAGCAGAAGCATCCGAGAAATGGCCAAGAGTAGCA contains:
- a CDS encoding 50S ribosomal protein L14; this translates as MSTGKSRAVSAKGVQEFRPYVTRALPLGARITCADNTGAKILEIIMVKRAKTRTSRYPSAAVGDFVNVVVKKGPAELRKQIFGAVIIRQKYPIRRLNGVRVSFEDNAAVLVTPEGEIKGTDIKGPVAAEASEKWPRVANLASMVV